The Streptomyces noursei ATCC 11455 sequence AGGCCGCCACCAGGGCCGCTTCGTATCCGCCGGGCCCACCACCGATGATCACGATCCGAGTCACGTACTCCATTGTCCCGCACGCCCGTCGGTGCCTCTCCCCCGGGGGCGCGGAGGTCACCGGGCGGGCGCCGGGCGTGTGCTCTCGCCAGCCGGTTGTACGAATCTCCGGTACCACGAGCCCAACGGGGAACCTCCCGTACCCTCGGAAGCATGTCGCTCTACGCCGCGTACGCCGGCAACCTCGACGCGCGGCTGATGTCCCGCCGCGCACCGCACTCGCCGCTGCGCGGCACCGGCTGGCTGAACGGCTGGCGGCTCACGTTCGGCGGGGAGCAGATGGGCTGGGAGGGCGCCCTGGCGACGGTCGTCGAGGACCCCGGTTCCCAGCTCTTCGTCGCGCTCTACGACATCGCTCCCATGGACGAGGAGTCGATGGACCGTTGGGAGGGCGTCGGCCTGGACATCTACCGCCGGATGCGGGTCCGGGTGCACACCCTCGACGGCGACGAGGCCGCGTGGATCTACGTCCTCAACGGCTACGAGGGCGGCCTCCCCTCGGCCCGCTATCTGGGCGAGATCGCCGACGCGGCCGAATCCGCCGGCGCCCCGCACG is a genomic window containing:
- a CDS encoding gamma-glutamylcyclotransferase, which encodes MSLYAAYAGNLDARLMSRRAPHSPLRGTGWLNGWRLTFGGEQMGWEGALATVVEDPGSQLFVALYDIAPMDEESMDRWEGVGLDIYRRMRVRVHTLDGDEAAWIYVLNGYEGGLPSARYLGEIADAAESAGAPHDYVMEIRKRPC